A region of the Bactrocera neohumeralis isolate Rockhampton unplaced genomic scaffold, APGP_CSIRO_Bneo_wtdbg2-racon-allhic-juicebox.fasta_v2 ctg4069, whole genome shotgun sequence genome:
GGTAACATCATAAATCTGTAAATTATGtatcttattataaataaaggagtGTGGCAGCACGATCTGCGGCCATGTTGAAGATAAAGAAGAACGAGTGCAGATCATTTAAAAAGAGCGTCcaacataataaaattgtttaaaatatcagAAGTGGTTGTATTGCGCCCAAAATGTCATCAAACGAGGATTCGCTTAGTTTATACACAGTTGAACAATTAAAATCATGGTTGCGTTCGCTCAAACATAAAACAACAGGTAGTAAAGCCGAACTAATTGTTCGCCTACAAAAAATTCCTGAGGAGCTTCGTGGAAATTTTCGAAACTCCATGGTTGACGTTGACGCTGACGTTGACTGTACGCAAGCCATCATTGCGGAAAAAGAACAAGCTGATGAAATCAACGAAGGAGCGAGCAGTATAAACATCACCGAGGAGTGTGGTGAATTTAGCAATGGGATTGTACCACAATATGACGCAAGTAATCAAACGAGTgttgaaaagaaacaaaaagagTGTGATGCAAACGAGTGGCGACTTTTAAAAATCGAATTAGAATTGTTGAAGCGTGAGTGTGAACTAAAGAAGATGGAAAATGAACTTCTAATGAGAGAAAAAGAACAGTTGAGAAATAGTgataatcaaacaaaaaacatttccaATAAGCAAAAGTTCGCAGATGTTAAAGAACTTATATCTGAATTTTCTGGTAGTGGTGAATGCCTTAAGCTATGGCAAGCACAACTAAAAACTATCCAGAGTGTTTACCAACTTGATGATAACAACCTAAGAGcattaattgcaaataaattaaaaggcaATGCGCTAAAGTGGTTACATTCTCGAGATGACTTGATTTTAATGCCAATCGACAAGTTCTTAAAGGAAATGAGCTCGctgtttgaagaaaaaacaagcAATTTGATGCTaaagaaaaagtttgaaatcaGGCAGTGGTTGACTACCGAATCGTTTCGAGAATATTTCCAAGAAAAACTAATTCTGGCAAATAGAATTCTAATTGGTGAAGATGAACTTGTAGAATATCTAATTGATGGTATTCCGGATAACACTTTACGTTCGCAAGCTAAAATGCAACGATTTCATGACAAATATGAATTGTTAGAAGCGTTTAGAAATATTCAATTGCCACGATATATATCAAAGAAAATGACAGCAGACAATCAACATGAGCAGTCGAATAATGGACAACAAACAACAAGAGTCGTGAGATGCTACAATTGCAACTCCGTTGGCCATTTAGCAAGTGTATGCCGAAAACCCAAACGAGAGCTTGGTGCTTGTCATGTATGCGCTGAAGTTGGCCATTTAGCAGCAAATTGTCCACAAAGGAAGAGCCGCCCTGTACAACATGTCACAGAATTGATGGAAGGCGATGAATATGTAaggtttttaaattatgtatttattaattctaAATTTACTTATAAAACTTTATTAGGATCATTAATTGATACGGGAAGCCCCATTAGCTTTGTTCGCCAACAGTTCGTACCAGATGTAGTAATAAACAGAAAGaacaatgtatttttaaaatatagtggTATAAACAAAAGTCCATTATCTATTGTCGGAAATgtaaacagttttatttttttcaaaaataaaagaattgaattAACGATGTTAGTTGTAACAAATGAAACAATGACTCATCCAATTATTTTAGGAAGAGACTTTTTAAGTAAAtctaatttaaaattagaatgTAAAGAAATAGATTCGAATTTCAAAGTCGAAAATAACACATATGATGAAGAGTGTCAAAGattaatgaaaattgaatttgataaCACTAAATTTTCTGTGAATTACAATGAAGTATTGAAAACTGAAGCAAAAACtcctaatgtttatataaaaaatgataatgTAAGTGtctatgcaaaacaaaaatttctgcaaatatttcAAGATTATTATATGTGCTGTAAGCGCCCCGATACGCCAAAAATTAGATGTGAGATGAAACTGTTGTTGAGTACAGAAAAACCTTTTAATTGTCCTCCAAGAAGACTGTCATACAGTGAAAAACAACAAGTTAGGGTTGTTTTAGATGACTTAATGCAAACCAAGATAATTAGGCCGAGTAAGTCAGAATATTCTTCCCCCATTGttttagtaagaaaaaaaaacaggtgATATAAGGTTATGTGTGGATTTTCGTAGTTTGAATAAGATAACATTGAAAGATAACTATCCCTTGCCTCTTATTGATGATCTGTTAGATAGACTagcaaataaatgcattttttcgttaTTGGATTTAAAGAGTGCGTTTTATCACGTAGATATGGTTGAAGATTCGATTAAATACACTTCTTTTGTAACACCGATGGGGCAGTACGAGTTTTTGAAAATGCCTTTCGGTCTGAAAAATGCACCTTCAACATTCCAGCGGTTTGTTAGCCATGTTTTCGATGATCTGATTCGAGCAGAGAAAATTGCTATTTATTTAGACGATATCATGATAGCTACAAGTAATGAAGAAGAACATTTAGACATTTTGCaggaagtttttaataagttagTACAAAACAAATTGGAATTGAGGTTAGATAAATGCCGATTTATGGAGTCAGAAATACGCTATTTAGGATATAACATTTCGAGTAAAGGTATTCTACCGGATGAAAAGAATGTAGAAGCTATAGTGAATTTTCCTATACCCAGTAACACAAAAGCTGTACACAGTTTTTTGGGCTTATGCTCATACTTTAGAAGATTCGTTAAAGATTTTTCGCGAGAAGCTCAGCCTCTGtacaaactaataaaaaagaatGTTAAATTTACATTTGGGGAAGACGAGTTACAGTGTTTTgagaaacttaaaaataaattaattgggtCTCCTATCTTAGCGATTTACGACCCAAGAGATGATACAGAGCTGCATTGCGATGCCAGCTCTCGGGGATTTGGTgcaatattattacaaaaaaagagTGACGACAAATTTCACCCAgtcttttatttttcgaaacgtAGCAGCGAGCCCGAATCTAAATACCACAGCTTTGAGCTGGAAACACTTGCAATTATTTATGCACTTCGGAGATTTCGGGTATATCTTCAAGGATTGAAATTTAAGATAGTCACTGATTGCAATTCACTCATGCTAACTTTAAATAAGAAGGAAGTAAATCCAAGAATAGCCAGGTGGGCACTcgaattgcaaaattttcaatatgttcTCGAACACCGTAATGGAAATAGAATGCTCCATGTGGACGCACTTAGTCGCACTTCAAATATCTTAGTTCTTGAAGAAAATACGTTTGAGCAAAATCTGTCAATTTGCCAAAATCGAGAtaggaaaattattgaaatccgGGGGAATTGGAAAACAAGGAAAATGGTGTTTTTGAAATGCGGAATGGCTTAGTTTATAGAAAAAACGGAcaaaatatactattttatataccaaatgAGATGGAAGAACATTTATTGAGAAAGTATCACGATGAAATGGGTCATATGGGAAGTGATAAAGTTTTCAGTGCTATAATAAAGTCATATTGGTTTCCCAAAATGAAGgagaaaattaaacaatatatcTCAAACTGCCTAAAGTGTATTGCCTTTTCCTCGAAGAGTGGGAAACATGAGGGCCTCTTACATAATATACCCAAAGGAAACGTACCTTTCGAAACTGTTCATGTGGATCACTTCGGTCCAGTGTCATTTAAACattctaagaaaaaaatatgtatttttggtaATAGATGGGTTCACTAAATTTGTTAAGTTATATGCGGTGTGTTCAGCAGGCACCAGGGAGGTCATgagctgtttaaaattgtattttagtaGTTACAGTCGTCCAAAGGTATTGATATCTGATCGAGGCAGTGCGTTTACAtcaaaagattttgaaaattttttgaaaacaaataacgTAAAACATGTAAAAATTGCGACAGGATCGCCACAAGCCAATGGACAGGTGGAGCGCGTTAATCGTAGTCTTGCTCCAATGATAGCAAAATTAACCAGCGGTGGCTTTAATTTCAGCTTAGACAAAACTTTACCGGACATAGAGTATGCTTTAAACAATACGATGCATCGAAGTATAGGCACAACTCCAAGCGAACTACTTTTTGGAGTTTCACAAAGGGGAACTGTCGTTGACTTTCTCAGAGAAAGACtagaagaaaatgatttgaataatAATGAACGTAACTTAGCAGATATTAGGGATAAGGcagcagaaaatatttcaaagtctcaaaattataataaattgctGAAAGATAAACATCGGACACAAAGAAAGTATATGGAAGGAGATTATGTTATGGTAAAGAATTATATAAGTAATCCAGGTGCATGTAAAAAGATTGCCCCCAAGTTTAAAGGTCCTTATAGAGTTTGCAAAATACTTCCTAATGACAGGTATATACTTAGAGATGTCGAGGGATTTCAACTTAGCCAAATTCCATATGAAGGAATATGGGAacttccatatgcactgccgttatggctttatgtccacttcagtaagatgaagaaggcacaactcaatgtcgtttgctaaatgtgtatatacaagaaaatcgactttataccttaatataggattgtggaattcttccaaatgcactgccgttatggctttatgtccacttcagtaagatgaagaaggcaaattaacttaaatatgttaaactaatgatttgaagcaactcaatatcgattgctaaatgtgtatatacaagaaaatcgactttataccttaatataagattgtggaattcttccaaatgcactgccgttatggctttatgtccacttcagtaagatgaagaaggcaaattaacttaaatatgttaaactaatgatttgaagcaactcaatgtcgtttgctaaatgtgtatatacaagaaaatcgactttataccttaatataagattgtggaattcttccaaatgcactgccgttatggctttatgtccacttcagtaagatgaagaaggcaaattaatttaaatatgttaaactaatgatttgaagcaactcaatatcgattgctaaatgtgaatatatgtacaagaaaatcgactttatatcttactataagattgtggaattcttccaaatgcactgccgttatgattttatgtccacttcagtaagatgaagaaggcaaattaacttaaatatgttaaactaatgatttgaagcaactcaatatcgattgctaaatgtgtatatacaagaaaatcgactttataccttaatataagattgtggaattcttccaaatgcactgccgttatggctttatgtccacttcagtaagatgaagaaggcaaattaacttaaatatgttaaactaatgatttgaagcaactcaatatcgattgctaaatgtgtatatacaagaaaatcgactttataccttaatataagattgtggaattcttccaaatgcactgaagaaggtaaattccacttcagtaagatgaagaaggcaaatatatggtaaactaatgatttgaagcaacttatcgattgctaaatgtgataatacaagaaaatcgactttataccttaatataagattgtggaattctttcatatgcactgccgttatggctttatgtccacttcagtaagatgaagaaggcaaattaacttaaatatgttaaactaatgatttgaagcaactcaatgtcgtttgctaaatgtgtatatacaagaaaatcgactttataccttaatataagattgtggaattcttccaaatgcactgccgttatggctttatgtccacttcagtaagatgaagaaggcaaattaacttaaatatgttaaactaatgattcgaagcaactcaatgtcgtttgctaaatgtgtatatacaagaaaatcgactttataccttaatataggattgtggaattcttccaaatgcactgccgttttgattttatgtctacttcagtaagatgaagaaggcaaattaacttaaatatgttaaactaatgatttgaagcaactcaatatcgattgataaatgtgtatatacaagaaaatcgactttataccttaatataagattgtggaattcttccaaatgcactgccgttatggctttatgtccacttcagtaagatgaagaaggcaaattaacttaaatatgttaagctaatgatttgaagcaactcaatgtggtttgctaaatgtgtatatacaagaaaatcgactttataccttaatataagattgtggaattcttccaaatgcactgccgttatggctttatgtccacttcagtaagatgaagaaggcaaattaacttaaatatgttaaactaatgatttgaagcaactcaatatcgattgataaatgtgtatatacacgaaaatcgactttataccttaatataggattgtggaattcttccaaatgcactgccgttttgattttatgtctacttcagtaagatgaagaaggcaaattaacttaaatatgttaaactaatgatttgaagcaactcaatatcgattgctaaatgtgtatatacaagaaaatcgactttataccttaatataagattgtggaagtcttccaaatgcactgccgttatgattttatgtctacttcagtaagatgaagaaggcaaattaacttaaatatgtt
Encoded here:
- the LOC126767105 gene encoding uncharacterized protein LOC126767105, translated to MSSNEDSLSLYTVEQLKSWLRSLKHKTTGSKAELIVRLQKIPEELRGNFRNSMVDVDADVDCTQAIIAEKEQADEINEGASSINITEECGEFSNGIVPQYDASNQTSVEKKQKECDANEWRLLKIELELLKRECELKKMENELLMREKEQLRNSDNQTKNISNKQKFADVKELISEFSGSGECLKLWQAQLKTIQSVYQLDDNNLRALIANKLKGNALKWLHSRDDLILMPIDKFLKEMSSLFEEKTSNLMLKKKFEIRQWLTTESFREYFQEKLILANRILIGEDELVEYLIDGIPDNTLRSQAKMQRFHDKYELLEAFRNIQLPRYISKKMTADNQHEQSNNGQQTTRVVRCYNCNSVGHLASVCRKPKRELGACHVCAEVGHLAANCPQRKSRPVQHVTELMEGDEYDH